The Romeriopsis navalis LEGE 11480 nucleotide sequence GGCTTGTTTTCCGCTCAACTTAGAAGCTGACTACGCGACCTACGAAACGGCTGCCGGTGCGATTACCCGTACGACACGCCCGCAGACGATCGCTGAAAAAGTCCAGTGGGAAGTTCCCGGTCTACGTTGGGCCGATATGACCCATACCGATGGCAGTTATGGTGTGAGTATTTTGAGCGATCGTAAGCATGGCTATGACCACACCCCGAATCAAATTCGGCTGACCTTATTGCGTGGAACTGAATGGCCTGATCCGGAAGCGGATAAAGGCAGCCATCACTTCAGCTACGCCATTTATCCCCATACCGGGAGTTGGAAAACGGCAAACACCGTCCAAAAAGCTCGTGAAATGAGCCAGCCGTTACAGTCAATTATCGGTGTCCCAATGACAGCGCCGGCGATTGGGACGTTACCAGCAGAAGGGACATTTCTCGAAATGAATGCCCAGAACCTGGTACTGATGACGTTAAAGCAATCGGAAGCCAACCCCCAAACCTATATTCTCCGCTGCTATGAATCGCAGGGTGAAACTGCCATATTCAATCCCACCGGTTTGCTGCTCAAGTCACGTCAACTGGGCGATCGCCTCAATCTGCTCGAACAGCCCCAAGCTGGTGAACGACAATTCACCCCCTGGCAAATCGCCAGCTTCCAGATCTAGGCATGCTCACCGCAGTGCAGCACGATCTGTTCTGGCGGTTTTTAACGTTCTAAATAAGCAATGAATCCCTGTGCCTGTCTGTCGATTCGAATGGTTGAGCCATCTTTATGGCGAATTCGGGCCGATTGCAAAGTTTCGTTATGGATCAATTGACTAATCATCTGTTGCAACGTGATTGTCTGAAACGTCACCATTGCCTGTAGGCCCAAGTGGGGTGATGTGATCTGGGGAATGCCCTTGTGATCGAACTTACCGACGCAGGTTAGGGTTGACTCGTTATCAAGATCCATGACTTGTGTTGATGACTCCCAGAGGCAATGAGCGCGAAATGCCTAATTACTTCTAGTCTCAACGAACGGCTCGATCGTGTCATCCGCAGTTCTCCGGAATTACCGCGATATTAGCTGACGAATTTAGCGTAGGGGGGGCGCATACATTAAGCCCCCATCCTTCCACAGTCGGTTCTGGCCGCGCGGCAGATTCAACTGGGTTTTAGGACCTAAATTCTGTTCGTAGATTTCGCCGTAGTTCCCCACATGCTTAATAATTCTGGCGGCAAAATCATTCGTTAGTCCCATATCCTTGCCCAGGGTACCCTCGACTCCGAGAAAGCGCTTGATATTTGGATCATTGCTCTGGAGTTGTTGCTCTAAATTGCTGGATGTGATGCCCAGCTCTTCGGCTTCAATCAGGGCATAAATCACCCATTTCACAACATCTTGCCATTGGCTATCGCCATCAGCGACGGCAGGGGCAAGGGGCTCTTTGGATAATGCCTCATCGAGAATCGTATGCTCCGCTGGTTTCGGGAGCTTGATGCGACGTGAAATGAGCTGTGAACGATCGGATGTCACGGCCTCACATCGCCCTTCCGCATAGGTGCCAAATACCGTATTCACATCTTCAAAGACCAGCGGTTTGAACGGAATATTCCGCTTCCGCATTTGATCCGTGAGGTTTTGCTCCGTGGTTGTGCCAATTTGAATGCAGATCGACTTATTTTTCAGATCTTCTAGTTTTTTGATGGGGCCATTCTGCTTCACCATCAA carries:
- a CDS encoding amino acid ABC transporter substrate-binding protein, with product MRQSPARLFLFALLTILTGAIAACGDTADSGSGGKVQGKLAAVMARGELSCGVSGELPGFSFVAKNGKYSGLDVDICRAIAAALFDNPDQVDYRNLNAKERFTAVQTGEIDLLSRNTTWSLSRDTSVGMEFAPVVFYDSQALMVKQNGPIKKLEDLKNKSICIQIGTTTEQNLTDQMRKRNIPFKPLVFEDVNTVFGTYAEGRCEAVTSDRSQLISRRIKLPKPAEHTILDEALSKEPLAPAVADGDSQWQDVVKWVIYALIEAEELGITSSNLEQQLQSNDPNIKRFLGVEGTLGKDMGLTNDFAARIIKHVGNYGEIYEQNLGPKTQLNLPRGQNRLWKDGGLMYAPPLR